From the genome of Pseudoxanthomonas sp., one region includes:
- a CDS encoding DUF4381 domain-containing protein — MTVSGTLVLRDVHLPASPSWWPPAPGWWLVAAAVLLIALGVTVWRVLRYRRRKAWLRWFDAACESGTPAEQVAAMSERLRRAARRLDPAADRLEGEAWLAFLDGRRGDHAFSQGAGRLLLDGGYRRDVTQAELASAATVARARFLELMAGTR; from the coding sequence ATGACGGTCTCAGGCACGCTGGTGCTGCGCGACGTGCATCTGCCCGCGTCACCGTCCTGGTGGCCGCCCGCGCCAGGCTGGTGGCTGGTGGCGGCCGCCGTGCTTCTGATAGCGCTCGGCGTGACGGTGTGGCGCGTGCTCCGGTACCGCAGGCGGAAAGCATGGCTGCGCTGGTTCGATGCGGCGTGCGAGTCCGGCACGCCTGCCGAACAGGTGGCCGCGATGTCCGAACGGCTGCGCCGGGCCGCGCGTCGACTGGATCCTGCTGCCGACCGGCTGGAAGGCGAAGCGTGGCTCGCGTTCCTCGATGGCAGGCGAGGCGACCACGCGTTCTCCCAAGGCGCCGGCCGCCTGCTGCTCGATGGTGGCTATCGCCGCGACGTCACGCAGGCCGAGCTTGCTTCCGCCGCGACGGTGGCGCGTGCGCGTTTCCTAGAACTGATGGCGGGCACGCGATGA
- a CDS encoding dicarboxylate/amino acid:cation symporter — MTDATPATRAKLPLHWKMAIGFALGLIVGLIVHATGQGDAGWVQSVTTYVTTPFSKIFLNLIFMLIVPLLFSALVCGIAEMGDIRALGRIGWKTLAYTIVLSAVAVLLGLVLVNVFKPGVGVDPALAQQLIAENAERTKKIVASVGTQATGMDMLLSIVPDNVIGAASSNAAILSLMFFAVMFGIGLVLTPSENTGILKRGIEGVFEISMTLIGLVIRLAPYAVACFMFNLAAIFGFDLLLRLGQYVFVVVLALALHLFVSYSVALKLAGYSPLRFFRGAQEAMVMAFSTASSNATLPTALRVADEKLGLPRTVSRFVLTVGATANQNGTALFEGVTVIFLAQFFGVDLSLGQQFMVMLVCILGGIGTAGVPSGSLPVVALICAMVGVNPLGIGLILGVNHFLDMCRTTLNVTGDLTLASLVAKGERADVKLPGQPG, encoded by the coding sequence ATGACCGACGCCACGCCCGCCACCCGCGCCAAGCTGCCGCTGCACTGGAAGATGGCCATCGGTTTCGCGCTAGGCCTGATCGTCGGGCTGATCGTGCATGCCACCGGGCAGGGCGACGCGGGCTGGGTGCAGAGCGTCACGACCTACGTCACCACGCCCTTCAGCAAGATCTTCCTCAACCTGATCTTCATGCTGATCGTGCCGCTGCTGTTCTCGGCGCTGGTCTGCGGCATCGCCGAGATGGGCGACATCCGCGCGCTGGGCAGGATCGGCTGGAAGACGCTGGCCTACACCATCGTGCTGTCGGCCGTCGCGGTGCTGCTCGGCCTGGTGCTGGTGAATGTCTTCAAACCGGGCGTCGGCGTCGATCCGGCGCTGGCGCAGCAGCTGATCGCCGAGAACGCCGAGCGGACGAAGAAGATCGTCGCCAGCGTCGGCACGCAGGCCACCGGCATGGACATGCTGCTGTCGATCGTGCCGGACAACGTGATCGGTGCGGCGTCCAGCAACGCGGCGATCCTGTCGCTGATGTTCTTCGCGGTGATGTTCGGCATCGGTCTGGTACTCACCCCGTCCGAGAACACCGGCATCCTCAAGCGCGGCATCGAGGGCGTGTTCGAGATCTCGATGACGCTGATCGGCCTGGTCATCCGCCTGGCGCCGTACGCGGTGGCCTGCTTCATGTTCAATCTGGCGGCGATCTTCGGCTTCGACCTGCTGCTGCGATTGGGCCAGTACGTCTTCGTGGTGGTGCTGGCGCTGGCGCTGCACCTGTTCGTCAGCTACTCGGTGGCGTTGAAGCTGGCCGGCTATTCGCCGCTGCGCTTCTTCCGCGGCGCGCAGGAAGCGATGGTGATGGCGTTCTCCACCGCGTCCAGCAATGCCACGCTGCCCACGGCGCTGCGCGTGGCCGACGAAAAGCTCGGCCTGCCGCGCACGGTGTCGCGCTTCGTGCTGACCGTCGGTGCCACCGCCAACCAGAACGGCACCGCGCTGTTCGAGGGCGTGACGGTGATCTTCCTGGCGCAGTTCTTCGGCGTGGACCTGTCGCTGGGCCAGCAGTTCATGGTGATGCTGGTCTGCATCCTGGGCGGCATCGGCACGGCCGGCGTGCCGTCCGGCTCGCTGCCGGTGGTGGCGCTGATCTGCGCGATGGTCGGCGTGAATCCCCTCGGCATCGGCCTGATCCTGGGCGTCAACCACTTCCTCGACATGTGCCGCACCACGCTCAACGTCACCGGCGACCTGACCCTGGCGTCGCTGGTGGCCAAGGGCGAACGTGCCGACGTGAAGCTGCCGGGTCAGCCCGGCTAA
- the tkt gene encoding transketolase, whose product MTTPTRRQLANAIRFLAADAVQAANSGHPGMPMGMADIAEVLWNDYYRHSPSNPHWFNRDRFILSNGHGSMLQYALLHLAGYDLPLQELKNFRQLHSKTAGHPERHETPGVETTTGPLGQGFANAVGFALAEKLLAQRFNRDGHAIVDHRTFVFMGDGCLMEGVSHEAASLAGTWGLGKLVCFWDDNKISIDGNTDGWFTDDTPARFEAYGWQVVRNVNGHDPVEIKTAIDTALKTADKPTLICCRTTIGFGSPNKAGKESSHGAPLGKDELEATRAALEWPYGPFEVPAEIYAGWNKVEAGKALETDWNALFDAYAAQYPEQAAELKRRAAGELPADFVARADAYIAKVQAEGPTIASRKASQNAIEAFAPLLPELVGGSADLAHSNLTLWKASKSVSTTDPNANYVYYGVREFGMTAIANGLALHGGFVPFDATFLVFSDYARNGVRMSALIPAHAIHVYTHDSIGLGEDGPTHQPVEHLASLRYIPNNDVWRPCDAVESAVAWKQAIVRQDGPSCLVFSRQNLAHQPRTEAQVADIARGGYVLADADGTPDVILIATGSEVGLATQAKATLDAQGLKTRVVSMPSTDVFDRQDAAYRESVLPKAVRKRVAVEAAISDFWRKYVGLDGAVIGMTTFGASAPADALYTHFGITAEAVVEAAKSL is encoded by the coding sequence ATGACGACGCCCACCCGCCGCCAGCTCGCCAACGCCATCCGTTTCCTCGCCGCCGACGCGGTGCAGGCCGCCAATTCCGGCCATCCCGGCATGCCCATGGGCATGGCCGACATCGCCGAAGTGCTGTGGAACGACTACTACCGCCACAGCCCGTCGAACCCCCACTGGTTCAACCGCGACCGCTTCATCCTGTCCAACGGCCACGGCTCGATGCTGCAGTACGCGTTGCTGCACCTGGCCGGCTACGACCTGCCGCTGCAGGAACTGAAGAACTTCCGCCAGCTGCACAGCAAGACCGCCGGCCATCCGGAGCGCCACGAGACCCCGGGCGTGGAGACCACCACCGGTCCGCTCGGCCAGGGCTTCGCCAACGCCGTCGGCTTCGCGCTGGCCGAGAAGCTGCTGGCGCAGCGCTTCAACCGCGACGGCCACGCCATCGTCGACCACCGTACCTTCGTCTTCATGGGTGACGGCTGCCTGATGGAAGGCGTGTCGCACGAAGCCGCTTCGCTCGCCGGCACCTGGGGCCTGGGCAAGCTGGTCTGCTTCTGGGACGACAACAAGATCTCCATCGACGGCAACACCGACGGCTGGTTCACCGACGACACGCCGGCCCGCTTCGAGGCCTATGGCTGGCAGGTGGTGCGCAACGTCAACGGCCACGACCCGGTCGAGATCAAGACCGCCATCGACACTGCGCTGAAGACCGCCGACAAGCCCACCCTGATCTGCTGCCGCACGACGATCGGCTTCGGTTCGCCGAACAAGGCCGGCAAGGAATCCAGCCACGGCGCGCCGCTGGGCAAGGACGAACTGGAGGCCACGCGCGCCGCGCTGGAATGGCCGTATGGTCCGTTCGAAGTGCCGGCCGAGATCTACGCCGGCTGGAACAAGGTCGAGGCGGGCAAGGCGCTGGAAACCGACTGGAACGCGCTGTTCGACGCCTACGCCGCGCAGTACCCGGAACAGGCCGCCGAACTGAAGCGTCGCGCCGCCGGTGAGCTGCCGGCAGACTTCGTCGCGCGGGCCGATGCGTACATCGCCAAGGTGCAGGCGGAAGGCCCGACCATCGCCTCGCGCAAGGCCTCGCAGAACGCCATCGAAGCCTTCGCGCCGCTGCTGCCGGAACTGGTCGGCGGCTCGGCCGACTTGGCCCATTCGAACCTCACGCTGTGGAAGGCGAGCAAGTCGGTGTCCACCACCGACCCGAACGCCAACTACGTGTACTACGGCGTGCGCGAGTTCGGCATGACCGCGATCGCCAACGGCCTGGCGCTGCACGGCGGCTTCGTGCCGTTCGACGCCACGTTCCTGGTGTTCAGCGACTACGCCCGCAACGGCGTGCGCATGAGCGCACTGATCCCGGCGCACGCCATCCATGTGTACACGCACGACTCCATCGGCCTGGGCGAAGACGGTCCCACGCACCAGCCGGTCGAACACCTCGCGTCGCTGCGCTACATCCCGAACAACGACGTGTGGCGTCCCTGCGACGCAGTGGAATCGGCGGTGGCGTGGAAGCAGGCCATCGTCCGCCAGGACGGCCCGAGCTGCCTGGTGTTCTCCCGCCAGAATCTGGCGCACCAGCCGCGTACCGAGGCGCAGGTGGCCGACATCGCGCGCGGCGGTTACGTGCTGGCCGATGCCGACGGCACGCCGGACGTGATCCTCATCGCCACGGGCTCTGAAGTTGGTCTGGCCACGCAGGCCAAGGCCACGCTGGATGCACAGGGCCTCAAGACGCGCGTGGTGTCGATGCCGTCCACCGACGTCTTCGACCGCCAGGACGCCGCATACCGCGAATCGGTGCTGCCGAAGGCCGTGCGCAAGCGCGTGGCGGTGGAAGCGGCCATCAGCGATTTCTGGCGCAAGTACGTCGGCCTGGACGGCGCGGTGATCGGCATGACCACGTTCGGTGCGTCCGCGCCGGCCGACGCGCTGTACACGCACTTCGGCATCACCGCCGAGGCGGTGGTCGAGGCGGCGAAGTCGCTGTAG
- a CDS encoding VWA domain-containing protein: MTFDVTALHFLRPHWLWALAALPVLAWAWRAQRQRRSAWRGHVDAHLLPHLLVTGGTGARAGVIVAAMAYVLAVLALAGPSWRQADQPLWQAQRPLVVVLDLSSRITATDLPPSRLLQARAKLAEVLQARAGSPVALVAYADDAFTVTPLTDDTANIGLFLDELAPDIMPKDGQRADRGIAWAARLLAQADARRGDILILTDRADSAAMDAAAAARAQGYAVSALGLGSAAGAAYRSADGVIGRAALDAASLRGLATAGGGRYHALTADDGDIAALGVRSSVLTTEGSTASGGKSWRDEGYWLLIPLMALALLGFRRGAALALVGVLWLPMASPASAAGVDWWRRADQAEHARVAQGVDAYRKGDYAAAEQAFTGVDSAEGWYNLGNALAKQQRYDDAIAAYDRALRAQPGMPDAVANRAAVDAARRRPPSSGEGQGKSGPQGDGTQGGKGSPGDAKPDPGSQKPASPSPAKDASSSQEQGKSPAAKTAPSSAPPDASPPDAATQSAADAAQRERMRDAMARESAQRAAQSAPGKPVVQAETAEQRERRQAVDAWLKRVPDEPGSLLKAKFRLEQERRQREGR, encoded by the coding sequence ATGACGTTCGACGTGACCGCACTGCATTTCCTGCGCCCGCACTGGCTGTGGGCCCTGGCGGCATTGCCCGTGCTGGCTTGGGCATGGCGCGCGCAGCGGCAGCGGCGCAGTGCGTGGCGTGGCCATGTCGATGCCCATCTGCTGCCGCATCTGCTGGTGACCGGCGGGACCGGCGCGCGCGCCGGCGTGATCGTGGCGGCGATGGCGTACGTGCTCGCCGTGCTGGCCCTGGCCGGTCCCAGTTGGCGTCAGGCCGACCAGCCGCTCTGGCAGGCGCAGCGGCCGCTCGTCGTCGTGCTCGACCTGTCCAGCCGGATCACCGCCACCGACCTGCCGCCCTCGCGCCTGCTGCAGGCGAGGGCGAAGCTCGCCGAGGTGCTGCAGGCGCGCGCGGGCAGTCCCGTCGCGCTGGTGGCGTATGCGGACGACGCCTTCACCGTGACGCCGCTCACCGACGACACCGCCAACATCGGCCTGTTCCTCGACGAACTGGCGCCCGACATCATGCCGAAGGATGGCCAGCGTGCGGATCGCGGCATCGCGTGGGCGGCGCGGTTGCTGGCGCAGGCGGACGCGCGACGCGGCGACATCCTGATCCTGACCGATCGAGCGGACAGCGCGGCAATGGATGCGGCGGCGGCCGCGCGTGCGCAGGGCTATGCGGTCTCCGCTCTGGGACTGGGTAGCGCAGCCGGTGCTGCCTACCGCAGCGCCGATGGCGTGATTGGACGCGCGGCGCTGGACGCCGCGTCGCTGCGCGGACTGGCGACGGCCGGCGGCGGTCGCTACCACGCGCTGACGGCGGACGACGGCGACATCGCCGCACTGGGCGTGCGGTCGTCCGTTTTGACGACCGAAGGTAGTACGGCCAGCGGCGGCAAGTCGTGGCGCGACGAAGGCTACTGGCTGCTGATCCCGCTGATGGCGCTCGCGCTGCTGGGCTTCCGCCGCGGCGCGGCGCTCGCCCTGGTCGGCGTCTTGTGGCTGCCGATGGCGTCGCCCGCATCCGCGGCCGGCGTCGACTGGTGGCGGCGCGCCGACCAGGCGGAACATGCGCGCGTCGCGCAGGGCGTGGATGCGTACCGGAAGGGCGACTACGCTGCGGCCGAGCAGGCGTTCACCGGCGTCGACAGCGCCGAAGGCTGGTACAACCTCGGCAATGCGCTGGCGAAACAGCAGCGTTACGACGATGCCATCGCCGCCTACGACCGCGCGCTGCGTGCGCAGCCCGGCATGCCGGATGCGGTGGCGAACCGGGCTGCCGTCGACGCCGCGCGCAGGCGACCGCCGTCCTCGGGCGAAGGGCAGGGCAAGTCGGGACCGCAGGGAGACGGCACGCAGGGAGGCAAGGGATCGCCGGGCGATGCGAAGCCCGATCCCGGGAGCCAGAAGCCTGCATCGCCCTCGCCGGCGAAGGACGCGTCATCGTCGCAGGAGCAGGGAAAGAGCCCGGCTGCGAAGACCGCGCCGTCCTCCGCGCCGCCCGACGCATCGCCACCTGACGCCGCCACCCAGTCCGCCGCCGATGCGGCGCAGCGCGAGCGCATGCGCGACGCGATGGCGCGCGAATCCGCGCAGCGCGCAGCGCAGTCCGCACCGGGCAAACCGGTCGTGCAGGCGGAAACCGCCGAACAGCGCGAGCGCCGGCAGGCGGTCGATGCCTGGCTCAAACGCGTGCCGGACGAGCCCGGCTCGCTGCTCAAGGCGAAGTTCCGGCTCGAACAGGAACGCCGGCAGAGGGAAGGACGATGA
- a CDS encoding BatD family protein, translated as MKHRVWLLACMLLAWPLSSLAATRAWLEQSQVTLGQAVTLNVETDSVSATPDLTPLLRDFEVEGQSDSRSVRMVNGRVGSSTTFALTLRPRRAGTLSIPALQVGRERTAPLVLEVSATATASAASNGLVFVETEVDDERPYVQQSVGVTVRLFYATPLVSGQLDLDPPEGALLQRVGEIVQSSREIDGRRYNTAERRFLLVPERSGPLTLPGARFSGRGAGGWMDDLLGGNSREVDITGAPRTLQVRPQPANAPQPWLPVRDLRLRYTAVPEQMRTGEAATLAVETTVVGATQAQLPELPAPVVPGAQVFAEPPQYDETFVGGTPQVKLTRRYSIVPSQPGPLTVPGVAMAWWDVRAGAAKRATLPDMTIPVVVGNGQAARPAATGPATAIPQDAAEEGVIPLAGERGIPARIWPWLAAGFALLWLATLLWGLSRRQRDPHVASAPRASGMPASTASTATHTASDLKRVLDAGDLDDIEHVLCGMARPRAVDLDDLQRRLAVPVQRAAVDLLRRARWAGGDPAQARLALREAFRGGPQWRGVEAVAAEEPLPPLYPR; from the coding sequence ATGAAGCATCGGGTGTGGTTGCTGGCGTGCATGCTGCTGGCGTGGCCCCTGTCGTCGCTCGCCGCGACGCGTGCGTGGCTGGAACAGTCGCAGGTGACGCTGGGCCAGGCGGTGACGCTGAACGTGGAGACCGACAGCGTCTCCGCCACGCCGGATCTCACGCCGCTGCTGCGCGACTTCGAGGTGGAAGGCCAGTCCGACAGCCGCAGCGTGCGGATGGTGAACGGACGCGTGGGCAGCAGCACGACGTTCGCGCTGACCCTGCGGCCGCGGCGCGCGGGCACGCTGTCGATTCCCGCGCTGCAGGTGGGACGCGAGCGCACGGCGCCGCTGGTGCTGGAGGTTAGTGCGACGGCGACGGCCAGTGCCGCATCGAACGGCCTGGTGTTCGTCGAAACCGAGGTCGACGACGAACGTCCTTACGTGCAGCAGTCGGTCGGTGTCACTGTCCGGCTGTTCTACGCCACGCCGCTGGTGTCCGGCCAGCTCGATCTGGACCCGCCCGAGGGCGCGCTGCTGCAGCGGGTCGGCGAGATCGTGCAGTCGAGCCGCGAGATCGACGGGCGACGGTACAACACGGCCGAGCGCCGCTTCCTGCTGGTGCCCGAGCGCAGCGGTCCGCTGACGCTGCCGGGCGCGCGCTTCAGCGGACGCGGGGCGGGCGGCTGGATGGACGACCTGCTCGGCGGCAACAGCCGCGAGGTCGACATCACCGGGGCGCCGCGCACGCTGCAGGTCCGGCCGCAGCCGGCGAACGCGCCGCAACCGTGGTTGCCGGTGCGCGACCTGCGGCTGCGGTACACCGCCGTGCCGGAACAGATGCGCACCGGTGAAGCGGCCACGCTCGCGGTCGAGACCACCGTCGTCGGCGCCACCCAGGCGCAGTTGCCGGAACTGCCCGCCCCCGTCGTGCCCGGCGCGCAGGTGTTCGCCGAGCCTCCGCAGTACGACGAGACCTTCGTAGGCGGGACGCCGCAGGTGAAGCTCACGCGTCGCTATTCCATCGTGCCGTCGCAGCCCGGTCCGCTGACCGTGCCCGGCGTGGCGATGGCGTGGTGGGACGTGCGCGCCGGCGCGGCGAAGCGCGCGACGTTGCCCGACATGACGATACCGGTGGTGGTCGGCAATGGCCAGGCGGCACGTCCGGCAGCGACCGGTCCTGCGACCGCGATACCGCAGGACGCGGCGGAGGAGGGCGTCATCCCGCTGGCCGGCGAGCGCGGCATCCCTGCCCGGATCTGGCCCTGGCTGGCGGCGGGGTTCGCCCTGCTCTGGCTGGCGACGCTGCTGTGGGGACTGTCCCGTCGCCAGAGGGACCCGCATGTGGCGAGCGCGCCGCGGGCGTCCGGCATGCCTGCATCGACGGCATCGACCGCCACCCACACGGCCTCTGACCTCAAGCGCGTGCTCGATGCCGGCGATCTCGACGATATCGAGCATGTGCTGTGCGGCATGGCGCGCCCGAGAGCCGTCGATCTCGACGACCTGCAGCGGCGCCTCGCAGTGCCGGTGCAGCGCGCCGCAGTGGACCTGCTGCGGCGTGCCCGCTGGGCCGGCGGCGATCCGGCGCAGGCCCGCCTGGCGCTGCGCGAGGCATTTCGCGGCGGTCCGCAGTGGCGGGGCGTGGAGGCGGTTGCGGCGGAAGAACCCCTGCCGCCGTTGTACCCGCGATAA
- a CDS encoding DUF58 domain-containing protein, with protein MSEGITPTLAELIALRASAQRRPPARHGRHSVTGPSASPLRGRGMEYAESREYVAGDDVRHIDWRLTARSGRTHTKLFQAERERLTLLVADTSPLLYFGTRTRFKSVQAARAGAVAAWQAVREGDRLAILRGSMAEAPVPPAGGTRGALRVLDALVRWYARPPAEDLGLAFALDHAARLLRPGSRLLVLADPHSLASIPESRWPALAAHHDVVVLLLTDPLETAPPSQRLPFIVGSQRIELDLASEAQREAWRAEFQQPLERALERLPARGVQVRTLSTDAPSDAWLAALGRAQPQVA; from the coding sequence ATGAGCGAAGGCATCACGCCCACCCTGGCCGAGCTGATCGCGTTGCGCGCCAGCGCGCAACGACGCCCGCCGGCGCGACACGGGCGGCATTCGGTCACCGGCCCCTCCGCATCGCCGTTGCGTGGGCGCGGGATGGAATACGCGGAGTCGCGCGAATACGTCGCCGGCGACGACGTCCGCCATATCGACTGGCGATTGACCGCACGCAGTGGGCGCACGCATACCAAGCTGTTCCAGGCCGAGCGTGAGCGGCTGACGCTGCTCGTCGCCGATACGTCGCCGCTGCTGTACTTCGGCACCCGCACGCGCTTCAAGTCGGTCCAGGCTGCGCGGGCCGGTGCCGTTGCCGCCTGGCAGGCGGTACGCGAAGGCGATCGTCTCGCCATCCTGCGCGGCAGCATGGCGGAAGCGCCGGTGCCTCCCGCCGGCGGCACGCGCGGTGCGTTGAGGGTGCTGGATGCGCTGGTGCGCTGGTACGCACGGCCACCCGCGGAGGATCTGGGCCTGGCGTTCGCGCTTGACCATGCGGCACGCCTGCTGCGGCCGGGGTCGCGCCTGCTGGTCCTTGCCGATCCGCACAGCCTCGCGTCCATTCCCGAGTCGCGCTGGCCGGCGCTGGCCGCGCACCACGATGTCGTCGTCCTGCTGCTGACCGATCCGCTGGAAACGGCCCCGCCGTCGCAGCGCCTGCCGTTCATCGTGGGCAGCCAGCGCATCGAACTTGACCTGGCCAGCGAGGCGCAGCGCGAGGCGTGGCGCGCCGAGTTCCAGCAGCCCCTCGAACGCGCGCTCGAGCGCCTGCCCGCACGTGGGGTGCAGGTACGTACCCTGTCGACCGATGCGCCCAGCGATGCGTGGCTCGCCGCGCTGGGTCGCGCCCAGCCGCAGGTGGCGTGA
- a CDS encoding 2OG-Fe(II) oxygenase, with protein sequence MTVTPAYTQQVDGRRISVFDGLLELPQLAELHRVLLQAGYTRSEIARPDTAEYRHWATEIPLARLPAMPFAAPTMAAVAVHAPAMAYRPYRSYVNVAHYGDMLFSHIDCVEGAGELTALWYVCEQWDHEWGGETVFFDRQRDVRAAVSPRPGRLVVFDGDILHAGRPPNRNCHAPRFTLAVKLERAAA encoded by the coding sequence GTGACGGTCACGCCCGCGTACACGCAGCAGGTCGACGGACGCCGCATCTCGGTGTTCGACGGCCTGCTGGAGTTGCCGCAACTGGCGGAACTGCATCGCGTGCTGCTGCAGGCGGGCTATACACGCTCGGAGATCGCGCGACCCGATACCGCCGAGTACCGGCACTGGGCCACGGAGATTCCGCTGGCCCGACTGCCCGCCATGCCGTTCGCCGCGCCCACGATGGCCGCGGTGGCGGTGCATGCGCCGGCCATGGCGTATCGGCCCTACCGCAGCTACGTCAACGTCGCGCATTACGGCGACATGCTGTTCAGTCACATCGATTGCGTGGAAGGCGCGGGCGAACTGACCGCGCTGTGGTACGTATGCGAGCAGTGGGACCACGAGTGGGGCGGCGAGACCGTCTTCTTCGACCGCCAGCGCGACGTGCGTGCGGCCGTCAGCCCGCGTCCCGGACGGCTGGTGGTGTTCGATGGCGACATCCTCCACGCGGGTCGCCCACCCAACCGCAACTGCCACGCACCGCGCTTCACCCTGGCGGTGAAGCTGGAGCGTGCGGCGGCCTGA
- a CDS encoding MoxR family ATPase, producing MDSPLPDARLFDRFSVLREDLSQTIVGQSALVERLLIALLADGHLLVEGAPGLAKTTAIRALASRLQAEFARVQFTPDLLPADLTGTEVWRPQEGRFEFQAGPIFHPLLLADEINRAPAKVQSALLEAMGERQVTVGRHTYPLPALFLVMATQNPIEQEGTFPLPEAQLDRFLMHVKIGYPEAAAEADILRLARDRAREQMQSVPAAVARMPLEDVFEARRQVLDLHLAPALERYLIELVLASRDASRYDASLARRIAWGASPRGSIALERCARARAWLAGRDYVTPDDIRAIAPDVLRHRVLPSYEATAEGWDGDRLVKALLDAVPLP from the coding sequence ATGGATAGCCCGCTGCCCGACGCCCGCTTATTCGACCGCTTTTCCGTCCTGCGCGAGGACCTGTCGCAGACCATCGTCGGGCAGTCCGCGCTGGTCGAGCGCCTGCTGATCGCGTTGCTGGCCGATGGCCATCTGCTGGTCGAGGGCGCGCCCGGGCTGGCCAAGACCACCGCCATCCGCGCGCTGGCGTCGCGGCTGCAGGCCGAGTTCGCACGGGTGCAGTTCACACCCGACCTGTTGCCGGCGGATCTGACCGGCACCGAGGTGTGGCGTCCGCAGGAAGGACGCTTCGAGTTCCAGGCCGGGCCGATCTTCCACCCGCTGCTGCTGGCCGACGAGATCAACCGCGCGCCGGCCAAGGTGCAGTCGGCCCTGCTGGAGGCCATGGGCGAGCGGCAGGTGACGGTGGGCCGGCACACGTATCCGCTGCCGGCGCTGTTCCTGGTGATGGCGACGCAGAATCCGATCGAGCAGGAAGGCACGTTCCCGTTGCCGGAAGCGCAGCTCGACCGCTTCCTGATGCACGTGAAGATCGGGTATCCGGAAGCGGCGGCCGAGGCCGACATCCTGCGCCTGGCGCGCGACCGTGCGCGCGAGCAGATGCAGTCCGTTCCCGCCGCGGTCGCGCGGATGCCGCTGGAGGATGTGTTCGAGGCGCGCAGGCAGGTGCTGGACCTGCATCTGGCGCCGGCGTTGGAGCGCTACCTGATCGAACTCGTGCTCGCCTCGCGCGATGCGTCCCGCTACGACGCGTCGCTGGCCCGGCGCATCGCCTGGGGCGCGAGTCCGCGCGGCTCCATCGCGCTGGAGCGGTGCGCGCGCGCGCGCGCCTGGCTGGCCGGTCGCGACTACGTCACCCCCGACGACATCCGCGCCATCGCACCCGACGTGTTGCGCCACCGCGTGCTGCCCAGTTACGAAGCCACAGCGGAAGGCTGGGACGGCGACCGTCTGGTGAAGGCGCTGCTCGACGCGGTTCCGCTGCCCTGA
- a CDS encoding VWA domain-containing protein, which translates to MHWLQEGYAGFAWPWFWLAFPLPWLVGWLLPARRSRADALKVPYGPSVQSIARQGGRGLPRRAAALAWLAWFLLCAAAARPQQFGEAVTPPVNGRDLMLAVDLSGSMTEADMELGGAVVDRLTAAKAVLADFLDRRDGDRVGLLVFGQRAYAMTPLTRDLQTVREQLRDAVAGLAGRETAIGDAIALAVRRLRMQQDGQRVLILLTDGVNSAGVLTPQKAAELAKEERVRIHTIAFGGDGGISVFGIPLPMPASSPEAIDEATLRDVAAQTGGRFYRARDTRELAGIYAELDRLEPVEQPGKAVRPRIERYAWPLAAALVVALLAILLPRRRA; encoded by the coding sequence ATGCACTGGCTGCAGGAGGGCTACGCCGGCTTCGCCTGGCCGTGGTTCTGGCTGGCGTTTCCGCTGCCGTGGCTGGTGGGCTGGCTGTTGCCGGCGCGGCGCTCAAGGGCCGATGCGTTGAAGGTGCCCTACGGTCCTTCGGTGCAGTCGATCGCACGCCAGGGTGGGCGGGGATTGCCCAGGCGGGCCGCTGCGCTGGCGTGGCTGGCGTGGTTCCTGCTGTGCGCAGCGGCCGCGCGGCCGCAGCAGTTCGGCGAAGCGGTGACACCGCCCGTGAACGGGCGCGACCTGATGCTGGCGGTGGACCTGTCGGGCAGCATGACCGAAGCCGACATGGAGCTGGGCGGTGCCGTGGTGGATCGGCTGACGGCCGCGAAGGCGGTGCTCGCGGACTTCCTCGACCGCCGCGATGGCGATCGCGTCGGCCTGCTGGTGTTCGGCCAGCGTGCGTACGCAATGACGCCACTGACGCGCGACCTGCAGACCGTGCGCGAGCAACTGCGCGACGCCGTCGCCGGCCTGGCCGGCCGCGAGACCGCCATCGGCGACGCGATCGCCCTGGCCGTGCGCCGCCTGCGCATGCAGCAGGACGGACAGCGCGTACTCATCCTGCTCACCGACGGCGTCAATTCCGCCGGCGTGCTGACGCCGCAGAAAGCCGCCGAACTGGCGAAGGAGGAGCGGGTACGCATCCACACCATCGCCTTCGGCGGCGACGGCGGGATCAGCGTGTTCGGCATTCCCCTGCCGATGCCGGCGAGTTCGCCGGAGGCCATCGACGAGGCGACGCTGCGCGATGTCGCCGCACAGACCGGCGGGCGCTTCTATCGCGCCCGGGATACGCGCGAGTTGGCCGGCATCTATGCCGAACTGGACCGGCTGGAGCCGGTCGAGCAACCCGGCAAGGCGGTGCGTCCGCGCATCGAACGCTACGCCTGGCCGCTCGCGGCGGCGCTCGTGGTGGCGCTGCTCGCCATCCTCCTCCCGCGGAGACGGGCATGA